A single genomic interval of Neisseria leonii harbors:
- a CDS encoding NnrS family protein, whose amino-acid sequence MALIQIKPPAAAESARTYPPVSAQHPLWGMAFRPLYPAAAVFGAFSVLLWIAVYHQWLPQPANPLWHAHEMIWGYTGAVIVAFLLTAVATWTGQPRWHGRPLMVLLALWLGARLMPLTLPGALAGTAFYWLAAALMGYSVWQSRNRRNYIAVAALFCFGLGHALFNAAYLQADGARLGDYLLAGLILAAGFIGLIGSRVIPFFTARRLNTPQTASPAWLMGAPLWLPMTAAALLAAQSLPLTAAVCLTACGIIGLVQTVRWHHARIWREPLLWTLHLGYALTALGLAVLGAAYWLPVWKSAGIHLIAVGGIGLLTLSMMTRTALGHTGRSLYPAPRPMPAAFILMAAAALLRLTAAITLTAAPALYRPALAASGLLFAAALLLFAIRYLPWLLRPRTDGLPG is encoded by the coding sequence ATGGCACTGATTCAGATTAAACCGCCCGCAGCGGCCGAATCCGCCCGAACATATCCGCCCGTATCCGCACAACACCCGCTTTGGGGCATGGCGTTCCGCCCGCTGTATCCGGCTGCCGCCGTTTTCGGCGCGTTTTCGGTTTTACTGTGGATTGCGGTTTACCATCAATGGCTGCCGCAACCGGCCAATCCGCTGTGGCACGCGCACGAAATGATTTGGGGTTATACCGGCGCGGTGATTGTCGCCTTTCTGCTGACGGCTGTCGCGACCTGGACGGGACAGCCGCGCTGGCACGGCAGGCCGCTCATGGTTTTGCTGGCATTGTGGCTGGGCGCGCGCCTGATGCCGCTGACCCTCCCCGGCGCGCTCGCCGGTACGGCGTTTTACTGGCTCGCCGCCGCCCTGATGGGATACTCGGTCTGGCAGAGCCGAAACCGGCGCAACTATATCGCCGTAGCCGCCCTCTTCTGCTTCGGACTGGGACACGCGCTTTTTAATGCGGCTTATCTGCAGGCAGATGGCGCACGGTTGGGCGATTATCTGCTGGCCGGTTTGATACTGGCGGCAGGCTTTATCGGCCTCATCGGCAGCCGCGTGATTCCGTTTTTTACCGCACGCCGTCTGAATACGCCGCAGACCGCATCGCCCGCCTGGCTGATGGGTGCACCGTTGTGGCTGCCCATGACGGCTGCCGCTTTGCTGGCCGCGCAATCCCTGCCGCTGACCGCCGCTGTCTGCCTGACGGCCTGCGGCATCATCGGCCTGGTTCAGACCGTCCGCTGGCATCACGCACGCATTTGGCGCGAACCGCTGTTATGGACACTGCATTTGGGCTATGCCCTGACCGCACTCGGTTTGGCCGTATTGGGTGCCGCTTACTGGCTCCCCGTATGGAAAAGTGCCGGTATCCACCTGATTGCTGTCGGCGGCATCGGCCTGCTCACCCTCAGCATGATGACGCGCACCGCACTGGGACATACCGGCCGCAGCCTCTACCCCGCGCCCCGCCCCATGCCGGCCGCCTTTATCCTGATGGCCGCCGCCGCCCTGCTGCGCCTCACGGCCGCCATTACCCTTACCGCCGCACCGGCACTCTACCGTCCCGCCCTGGCCGCCTCCGGCCTGCTCTTTGCCGCCGCCCTGCTGCTGTTCGCCATACGCTACCTGCCCTGGCTGCTGCGGCCGCGTACAGACGGCCTTCCCGGTTAA
- a CDS encoding hemerythrin domain-containing protein, whose protein sequence is MKRHPLLVPLSQEHHHSLALCLRILRAPETDHRAAIAGHFATLLPHFAEEERQLSAVWPHLRHTGLQQRFEADHAALRSMRIPPDHADAAWQTRFAALLRGHVRFEERELFPAAEPFMEAV, encoded by the coding sequence ATGAAACGCCATCCTCTGCTGGTTCCGCTTTCACAGGAACACCATCATTCGCTGGCACTGTGCCTGCGCATACTGCGTGCACCGGAAACCGACCACCGCGCGGCCATTGCCGGCCATTTCGCTACCCTGCTGCCGCATTTTGCCGAAGAAGAACGGCAGCTTTCGGCGGTTTGGCCGCATTTGCGCCACACCGGCTTGCAGCAGCGTTTCGAAGCCGACCATGCAGCTCTGCGCAGTATGCGGATCCCGCCCGATCATGCTGATGCCGCATGGCAGACCCGTTTTGCCGCCTTATTGCGCGGACATGTCCGATTTGAAGAGCGCGAACTCTTTCCCGCCGCCGAACCTTTTATGGAGGCCGTCTGA
- a CDS encoding Rrf2 family transcriptional regulator, whose product MYITQHTDFALRVLIYTAAHEGKLVNIAEIADAYRISKSHLMKVVTALVKGGFLHSIRGKGGGLQLAAPAEQIRIGAVIRHLEPVQLVECMGAGSQCVISGSCRLAVVLDGAAKAFFNHLDSFTLADMLNRQTVGILITPYRQNQAV is encoded by the coding sequence TTGTACATTACCCAGCATACCGATTTTGCGTTGCGCGTTTTGATTTACACGGCGGCACACGAAGGAAAACTCGTCAATATTGCCGAAATTGCCGATGCGTACCGGATTTCAAAAAGCCATTTGATGAAAGTGGTAACGGCACTGGTCAAAGGCGGTTTTCTTCACAGCATACGCGGCAAGGGCGGCGGCCTGCAACTGGCCGCACCGGCCGAGCAGATACGCATCGGTGCCGTTATCCGCCATCTGGAGCCGGTGCAGCTGGTCGAGTGTATGGGGGCGGGCAGTCAATGCGTGATCAGCGGCAGTTGCCGGCTGGCCGTGGTGTTGGACGGTGCGGCCAAAGCATTTTTCAACCATCTGGACAGCTTTACGCTGGCCGATATGCTGAACCGGCAGACGGTCGGCATACTGATCACACCGTACCGTCAGAATCAGGCCGTCTGA
- a CDS encoding glycosyltransferase — MHVLLLPSWYPVSADDLNGTFFRQQAQALARAGVQVGVAAPVFRSLRGEFSSLWRGPYGRQTCREHGVATHIHHSMLFFPRLPYLDRCRWLAAGEALFEAYAAEHGRPNVLHAHCLNYGGILAGRIARRHHIPFVVTEHSSTYARGLIRPWQQKAMRQAAEAAAVRLAVSRPFCRLLENYFPGTDWQYLPNMLDNLFAAAPLPDKTPDRPFAFCAVGHLHRHKGFDIVLDAFALAAAQMPGITLHIGGGGSEAAALAAQAGRLNIENAVTFHSALSRQGVQDLMRRCDAFVLASRAETFGIVLIEALSQGLPLAATANDGPCSVITPERGLLVPNDDPAALARAMIALCRNRSAYPPHTLRASALAEFDETAVIGQLLAHYRSAV, encoded by the coding sequence ATGCACGTTTTGCTTCTGCCCTCGTGGTATCCCGTTTCCGCCGACGACCTCAACGGCACATTCTTCCGCCAGCAGGCACAGGCACTCGCACGTGCCGGTGTGCAGGTGGGCGTAGCCGCGCCGGTGTTCCGCTCTTTACGCGGCGAATTCTCCTCATTGTGGCGCGGGCCTTACGGCCGCCAAACCTGCCGCGAACACGGCGTGGCCACCCATATCCACCATTCCATGCTGTTTTTCCCGCGCCTGCCCTATCTCGACCGCTGCCGCTGGCTGGCCGCAGGCGAAGCCCTGTTCGAGGCCTACGCCGCCGAACACGGCCGCCCCAATGTGCTGCACGCCCACTGCCTGAACTACGGCGGCATTCTAGCCGGACGCATCGCCCGCCGCCACCACATTCCCTTTGTCGTCACCGAACACAGCAGCACCTATGCGCGCGGCCTGATCCGTCCATGGCAGCAAAAAGCCATGCGGCAGGCCGCCGAAGCCGCAGCGGTACGGCTGGCAGTCAGCCGCCCGTTCTGCCGCTTACTGGAAAATTACTTCCCCGGTACCGATTGGCAGTATCTGCCCAATATGCTGGACAATCTTTTTGCCGCTGCTCCGCTGCCCGACAAAACGCCCGATCGACCGTTCGCCTTCTGCGCCGTCGGCCATCTGCACCGCCACAAAGGCTTCGATATTGTGCTGGACGCTTTTGCTCTGGCCGCCGCCCAAATGCCCGGCATCACGCTGCACATCGGCGGCGGCGGCAGCGAAGCGGCGGCCTTGGCCGCACAGGCAGGCCGTCTGAATATCGAAAACGCCGTTACCTTTCACAGCGCACTGAGCCGTCAGGGCGTACAGGATTTGATGCGCCGCTGCGATGCCTTCGTTCTGGCCAGCCGCGCCGAAACCTTCGGCATCGTGCTTATCGAAGCCCTCTCGCAGGGCCTGCCGCTGGCGGCCACCGCCAACGACGGCCCCTGCTCCGTTATCACACCCGAACGCGGCCTGCTCGTCCCCAATGACGACCCCGCCGCCCTGGCCCGTGCCATGATCGCCCTGTGCCGCAACCGTTCCGCCTACCCGCCCCACACCCTGCGCGCAAGCGCACTGGCCGAATTTGACGAAACCGCCGTCATCGGGCAGCTGCTGGCGCATTACCGGTCTGCCGTCTAA
- a CDS encoding lipopolysaccharide biosynthesis protein produces the protein MNRRTVAAYALGPVGSAALGLLTLPLLSWYFPAQDIGRTALLQTAVSLLLIVAGMGADQAYIREFHAAPDRNLLLKNVLLPPLAALTFILLLWAALPFSAAQLLFGSRNPAWELWIALYAAAWLFTRYLSLILRLHERALAFSAAQVWPKLCLLLSAPAAVAAGAPADTGTLAAAFALSQSAAVLLLAWQTRIQLAAALRAPFSRTLLGSLLHYGLPLALAALAYWGLGSADKWLLKQYAAPDILGVYALAAGFAAAAVLVQSIFSTIWAPTLFRWVHEQRDLAPVARIFRLLTGAAAAVWCLSALAAPLTRLFLPTDYAAVPFLLPLVMLPPLIYTLTEVGGIGIQVRKKSRAALWITLASLCAHLALGRLLIPAFGAAGAALAVSLAFALFFVLKTEYARRIWLPLPRAAAYAAVAAALLLGSAYAAYGAAYPAAFALLWTVLSVALAVSFRRDLAAALTAGRLKTATEPPDGKP, from the coding sequence ATGAACCGCCGCACAGTTGCCGCCTATGCCTTAGGCCCCGTCGGCAGTGCCGCGCTCGGCCTGCTGACCCTGCCGCTGCTGTCATGGTATTTTCCCGCGCAGGACATCGGCCGCACCGCGCTGCTGCAAACTGCGGTTTCGCTGCTACTGATTGTGGCGGGCATGGGCGCGGATCAGGCCTATATCCGCGAATTTCACGCTGCACCCGACCGAAACCTGCTGCTGAAAAACGTATTGCTGCCGCCCTTGGCCGCTTTGACCTTTATCCTGCTGCTGTGGGCCGCTCTGCCGTTTTCCGCCGCACAACTGCTCTTCGGCAGCCGCAACCCCGCATGGGAACTCTGGATTGCCCTGTATGCCGCCGCCTGGCTGTTTACCCGCTACCTGTCGCTGATTCTGCGCCTGCACGAACGCGCACTGGCTTTTTCTGCCGCCCAGGTCTGGCCGAAGCTCTGCCTGCTGCTGTCGGCACCCGCCGCCGTTGCCGCAGGCGCGCCCGCCGACACCGGCACATTGGCCGCCGCTTTTGCCCTCTCGCAAAGTGCCGCCGTGCTGCTGCTGGCATGGCAGACCCGCATCCAACTGGCCGCCGCCCTGCGCGCACCGTTCAGCCGCACCCTGCTCGGCAGCCTGCTGCACTACGGCCTGCCGCTGGCCTTGGCCGCGCTCGCCTACTGGGGCTTGGGCTCGGCCGACAAATGGCTGCTGAAACAGTATGCCGCACCCGATATTTTGGGCGTGTACGCTCTGGCGGCGGGATTTGCCGCCGCTGCGGTTTTGGTGCAGAGTATTTTTTCTACCATATGGGCACCGACATTGTTCCGCTGGGTGCACGAACAGCGCGACTTAGCACCGGTCGCCCGTATTTTCCGCCTGCTGACCGGTGCGGCTGCCGCCGTGTGGTGTCTGAGCGCGCTGGCCGCCCCGTTAACCCGCCTGTTCCTGCCGACCGACTACGCCGCCGTGCCGTTTCTGCTGCCGCTGGTGATGCTGCCGCCCCTGATCTATACGCTGACCGAAGTCGGCGGCATCGGCATTCAGGTACGGAAAAAAAGCCGCGCCGCCTTGTGGATAACCTTAGCATCGCTCTGCGCCCATCTGGCCTTGGGGCGGCTGCTGATACCCGCTTTCGGTGCGGCCGGTGCCGCCTTGGCGGTGTCACTGGCATTCGCGCTGTTTTTCGTGCTGAAAACCGAATACGCCCGCCGCATCTGGCTGCCGCTGCCGCGCGCCGCCGCTTATGCCGCCGTGGCCGCCGCCCTGCTGCTGGGTTCGGCCTATGCGGCATACGGCGCGGCATACCCTGCGGCCTTTGCTCTATTGTGGACGGTATTGTCCGTTGCATTGGCGGTATCTTTCCGCCGCGATTTGGCCGCCGCCCTGACGGCAGGCCGTCTGAAAACCGCAACAGAACCGCCCGACGGAAAACCGTAA
- a CDS encoding DegT/DnrJ/EryC1/StrS aminotransferase family protein, whose product MQFIDLAAQQARIKTEIDANIQKVLAHGQYILGPEVAELEEKLAAFCGVRHCIGVANGTDALQIALMALGVGAGDEVITPGFTYIATAETVALLGAKPVFVDIDAATYTIDPAALEAAITPRTKALIPVSLYGQCADFDTINRIASRHGLPVIEDAAQSFGARYKNRPSCSLTTLACTSFFPSKPLGGYGDGGAVFTDNDALAEAVRQIARHGQDRRYHHIRVGVNSRLDTLQAAVLLPKLAILEDEMQRRQNVAALYAAALADTGIAPPFIAAHNRSAYAQYTVRVPRRDAVQTALKAAGIPTAVHYPIPLNRQPAVGDHRTLPVGDRAAAEVLSLPMHPYLTEVQINRVAEALHAAVRAGGETVWPSENDAR is encoded by the coding sequence ATGCAATTTATCGACCTCGCCGCCCAACAAGCGCGTATCAAAACCGAAATCGACGCCAATATCCAAAAAGTGCTGGCACACGGCCAGTATATTCTCGGCCCCGAAGTGGCAGAGTTAGAGGAAAAACTGGCCGCGTTCTGCGGTGTCAGACACTGTATCGGTGTAGCCAACGGCACCGACGCGCTGCAAATCGCGCTGATGGCTTTGGGTGTGGGCGCGGGCGATGAAGTCATCACGCCCGGTTTCACCTATATCGCCACCGCCGAAACGGTTGCCCTGCTCGGTGCCAAACCCGTTTTTGTCGATATTGACGCCGCCACCTACACCATAGACCCCGCCGCCCTCGAAGCCGCCATCACACCGCGCACCAAAGCCCTGATTCCCGTATCGCTCTACGGCCAATGCGCCGATTTCGACACCATCAACCGCATCGCGTCCCGCCACGGCCTGCCCGTGATTGAAGATGCGGCCCAGAGTTTCGGCGCACGCTACAAAAACCGCCCGTCATGCAGTCTGACCACGCTGGCCTGCACCAGTTTCTTCCCCAGCAAACCGCTGGGCGGCTACGGCGACGGCGGCGCGGTGTTTACCGATAACGATGCGCTGGCAGAAGCCGTGCGCCAAATCGCCCGCCACGGTCAAGACCGCCGCTACCACCATATCCGCGTGGGTGTAAACAGCCGTCTGGATACGCTTCAGGCGGCCGTTCTGCTGCCCAAGCTGGCGATTTTGGAAGACGAAATGCAGCGGCGGCAAAACGTGGCCGCGCTGTATGCCGCCGCGCTCGCGGATACCGGCATTGCCCCGCCCTTTATCGCAGCGCACAACCGCAGTGCCTACGCACAATACACCGTGCGCGTGCCCCGCCGCGATGCCGTTCAGACGGCCTTGAAAGCGGCGGGCATTCCCACTGCCGTGCATTATCCGATTCCTTTGAACAGACAACCTGCCGTCGGCGACCACCGCACGCTGCCCGTCGGCGACCGTGCCGCAGCGGAAGTGTTGAGCCTGCCCATGCACCCGTATCTGACCGAAGTGCAAATAAACCGGGTGGCCGAAGCTCTGCACGCTGCCGTCCGTGCGGGCGGTGAAACGGTTTGGCCGTCTGAAAACGATGCCCGATGA
- a CDS encoding acyltransferase: MTYSVHPSAIVDEGAQIGAGSRIWHFVHICAGARIGENCSLGQNVFVGNRVIIGNRCKIQNNVSVYDNVILEDGVFCGPSMVFTNVHNPRALIERKSEYRDTLVKHGATLGANCTIVCGTTIGRFAFIGAGAVITKDVPDYALMTGVPARQTGWISEYGERLDLPLTGSGETRCPHSGDTYILSDGLLHKAV; this comes from the coding sequence ATGACATACAGTGTACACCCCAGCGCCATTGTGGACGAAGGCGCGCAAATCGGTGCCGGCAGCCGCATCTGGCATTTCGTCCATATCTGCGCGGGCGCGCGCATCGGCGAAAACTGTTCTCTCGGCCAGAACGTTTTTGTCGGCAACCGCGTCATCATCGGCAACCGCTGCAAAATCCAAAACAATGTGTCCGTGTACGACAATGTAATCTTGGAAGACGGCGTGTTCTGCGGCCCCAGCATGGTGTTTACCAATGTCCACAACCCGCGCGCGCTGATTGAGCGCAAAAGCGAATACCGCGACACACTGGTCAAACACGGCGCAACCCTGGGCGCAAACTGCACCATCGTCTGCGGCACCACCATCGGCCGTTTCGCCTTTATCGGCGCGGGCGCAGTCATCACCAAAGACGTGCCCGACTACGCCCTGATGACGGGCGTACCCGCCCGCCAAACCGGCTGGATCAGCGAATACGGCGAACGGCTGGATCTGCCGCTGACCGGCTCGGGAGAAACCCGCTGCCCGCACAGCGGCGATACCTATATCCTTTCAGACGGCCTGCTGCACAAGGCCGTCTGA
- a CDS encoding FMN-binding glutamate synthase family protein, translating to MSTPITDKPSKESSANYSFLMMPRHGLLIVFAVLSVFALMAGIWWLFVPSILLVALGIRDKMQTRHAILRNYPIAGHIRFLFETFRPEIRQYFLETDQEKVPFSRQQRALVYQRAKNVDSTDAFGTLSDFYREGHEWFIQSQYSRKVSDSHFRITVGNEHCSRPYSLSVFNISAMSFGSLSANAVEALNRGAAAGGFAHDTGEGSISPYHLKHGGDLIWEIGTGYFGCRTDDGRFNPETFAKRAALDSVKMIEIKISQGAKPGKGGMLPAAKITPEIAATRDIPQNVDCISPAGHSAFSTPLELVAFWQQLRELSGGKPVGFKLCIGQPWEFMAIVKAMLATGNYPDFIVVDGAEGGTGAAPPEFMDHLGMPLTDGLLLVHNTLVGAGIREKIKVGASGKIISGFDVARMLAIGADWCNSARGFMFAVGCIQSRSCHTNRCPTGVATQDPERQTALVVADKYLRVKNFHANTLKAVADIVGAVGLEHPDELKAYHLVRRQADGSIRLFSQQHHLLKKGALLDGSESGSFYGQIWDMADENSFSPKHLPA from the coding sequence ATGAGCACACCGATTACCGACAAACCGAGCAAAGAAAGCTCGGCCAATTACAGTTTTCTGATGATGCCGCGCCACGGCCTGCTGATTGTCTTTGCCGTGTTAAGCGTTTTTGCCCTGATGGCGGGCATCTGGTGGCTGTTTGTCCCCAGCATCCTGCTGGTGGCCCTGGGTATCCGCGACAAAATGCAGACCCGCCACGCCATTTTGCGCAATTACCCCATCGCCGGCCATATCCGTTTTCTGTTTGAAACCTTCCGCCCCGAAATCCGCCAGTATTTTCTGGAAACCGATCAGGAAAAAGTACCGTTCTCGCGCCAGCAGCGCGCTTTGGTATACCAGCGGGCAAAAAACGTAGACAGTACCGATGCTTTCGGCACCCTGTCCGACTTCTACCGCGAAGGCCACGAATGGTTTATCCAATCGCAATACAGCCGCAAGGTGTCCGACAGCCACTTCCGCATTACCGTCGGCAACGAACATTGCAGCCGGCCCTATTCGCTGTCGGTATTCAACATTTCCGCTATGAGTTTCGGCAGCCTGTCGGCCAACGCCGTTGAAGCCCTCAACCGGGGCGCGGCAGCGGGCGGTTTTGCCCACGATACCGGCGAGGGCAGCATCAGCCCCTACCATCTGAAACACGGCGGCGACCTCATCTGGGAAATCGGCACCGGCTATTTCGGCTGCCGCACCGACGACGGCCGCTTCAATCCGGAAACCTTCGCCAAACGCGCCGCACTCGACAGCGTGAAAATGATTGAAATCAAAATCTCGCAGGGGGCGAAACCCGGCAAGGGCGGTATGCTGCCCGCCGCCAAAATCACGCCCGAAATCGCCGCCACACGCGATATTCCGCAAAACGTGGACTGCATCTCGCCCGCCGGCCATTCCGCCTTCTCCACCCCGCTGGAACTGGTGGCGTTCTGGCAGCAGCTGCGCGAACTGTCCGGCGGCAAACCGGTCGGCTTCAAACTGTGTATCGGCCAGCCGTGGGAATTTATGGCGATTGTCAAAGCCATGCTCGCCACCGGCAATTACCCCGACTTTATTGTCGTGGACGGTGCCGAAGGCGGCACGGGCGCGGCACCGCCCGAATTTATGGACCATCTGGGCATGCCGCTGACAGACGGCCTGCTTCTGGTGCACAACACCCTGGTGGGCGCGGGCATACGCGAAAAAATCAAAGTGGGTGCCAGCGGCAAAATCATCAGCGGCTTCGATGTGGCACGTATGCTTGCCATCGGTGCCGACTGGTGCAACAGCGCACGCGGCTTTATGTTTGCCGTCGGCTGCATCCAGTCGCGCTCCTGCCACACCAACCGCTGCCCCACCGGCGTGGCGACACAAGACCCCGAACGCCAAACCGCGCTGGTCGTGGCCGACAAATACCTGCGGGTGAAAAACTTCCACGCCAACACGCTCAAAGCGGTGGCCGATATTGTCGGCGCGGTGGGACTGGAACATCCCGACGAACTGAAAGCCTACCATCTGGTGCGCCGCCAGGCCGACGGCAGCATCCGCCTGTTCTCGCAGCAGCACCACCTGCTGAAAAAAGGCGCGCTGCTCGACGGCAGCGAAAGCGGCTCGTTCTACGGCCAGATTTGGGACATGGCCGACGAAAACAGTTTCAGCCCCAAACACCTGCCCGCATAA
- a CDS encoding Gfo/Idh/MocA family protein, translating to MFETVQNRKIKFALAGCGRIAANHFGALEALAADCELTAVCDPDPAALQQAVARTGAKGYASYARMLDETDADIIVLTTPSGLHPDQAVAALEAGFHVVSEKPMATRLHDGERMVKAADRAGRRLFVVKQNRLNATLQLLKRAIDEKRFGRISMVHLNVFWTRPQAYYDQAGWRGTWEFDGGALMNQASHYVDLAEWLIGPVQDVQAMTATHRDIETEDTAVMNIRWRNGALGSMAVTMCTYPKNLEGSITILGETGSVRIGGVAVNEIQQWQFADTRDYDEQIQTANYATTSVYGFGHTPYYQNVIDVMRGRAGPVTDGREGLKSLELLIAAYLSARDNKTVSLPLVY from the coding sequence ATGTTTGAAACCGTTCAAAACCGCAAAATCAAATTCGCACTGGCCGGCTGCGGCCGCATTGCCGCCAACCATTTCGGCGCGCTCGAAGCTCTGGCGGCCGACTGCGAACTGACGGCCGTGTGCGACCCCGACCCCGCCGCGCTGCAACAGGCCGTAGCGCGTACCGGTGCCAAAGGCTATGCCTCCTATGCCCGAATGCTGGACGAAACCGATGCCGATATCATCGTTTTAACCACCCCCTCCGGCCTGCACCCCGATCAGGCGGTGGCCGCGCTGGAAGCCGGTTTCCATGTGGTCAGCGAAAAACCGATGGCCACCCGCCTGCACGATGGCGAACGTATGGTCAAAGCCGCCGACCGTGCAGGCAGGCGGCTGTTTGTCGTCAAGCAAAACCGTCTCAACGCCACCTTACAGCTGCTCAAACGCGCCATAGACGAAAAACGCTTCGGCAGAATTTCCATGGTGCACCTGAATGTGTTCTGGACACGCCCTCAGGCCTATTACGACCAAGCCGGCTGGCGCGGCACATGGGAATTTGACGGCGGCGCGCTGATGAATCAGGCCAGCCATTACGTCGATCTGGCCGAATGGTTAATCGGCCCCGTACAGGACGTGCAGGCCATGACGGCCACCCACCGCGACATCGAAACCGAAGACACCGCCGTGATGAATATCCGCTGGCGCAACGGTGCGCTGGGCTCGATGGCGGTTACCATGTGTACCTACCCGAAAAATCTCGAAGGTTCGATTACCATTCTGGGCGAAACCGGCAGCGTGCGCATCGGCGGCGTGGCCGTCAATGAAATTCAGCAATGGCAGTTTGCCGACACGCGCGACTACGACGAACAGATCCAAACCGCCAATTACGCCACCACATCGGTTTACGGTTTCGGCCACACACCCTATTATCAGAATGTTATCGACGTGATGCGCGGGCGCGCCGGGCCGGTAACCGACGGGCGCGAAGGCCTGAAATCGCTCGAACTGCTGATTGCCGCCTATTTGTCCGCACGGGATAATAAAACCGTCTCACTGCCTCTGGTATATTGA
- a CDS encoding nucleotide sugar dehydrogenase, with amino-acid sequence MSAALSAFIEKIKSRQALIGIVGLGYVGLPLMLRYQAVGLRVLGFDIDGEKTAKLNRGESYIGHIGAAQIAAARAAGFEATTDFSRIGEADAVILCVPTPLNKHREPDMSFVIHTAEAVKPYLRAGQVLSLESTTYPGTTEEELLPRIEAGGLRVGQDIFLVYSPEREDPGNPDFETRTIPKVVGGHTPACLEAGIALYRAAIDQVVPVSSTRAAELTKLLENIHRAVNIGLVNEMKIVADKMGIDIHEVINAAATKPFGFVPYYPGPGLGGHCIPIDPFYLTWKAREYGVNTRFIELAGEVNSAMPAYVVDKTVLALNHLGRAVKDARILVLGIAYKKNVDDMRESPSVDIMERLRGLGAKVAYSDPHVPVFPKMREHTFHLQSEPFTAENLASFDCVILATDHDTFDYDLLHRHARLIIDTRGRFREPSAHIVKA; translated from the coding sequence ATGTCTGCCGCCCTGTCTGCCTTTATTGAAAAAATCAAATCCCGCCAAGCCCTTATCGGCATCGTCGGCTTGGGCTATGTCGGCCTGCCGCTGATGCTGCGCTATCAGGCGGTCGGCCTGCGCGTACTGGGCTTCGACATCGATGGCGAAAAAACGGCCAAGCTCAACCGGGGCGAAAGCTATATCGGCCATATCGGCGCGGCACAAATCGCGGCGGCGCGTGCGGCAGGCTTTGAAGCGACAACGGATTTTTCGCGCATCGGCGAAGCGGATGCGGTGATTTTGTGCGTTCCCACGCCCTTGAACAAACACCGCGAACCGGATATGAGTTTCGTCATTCACACCGCCGAAGCGGTCAAACCGTATCTGCGTGCGGGACAAGTCCTGTCGCTGGAATCGACTACCTATCCCGGCACCACCGAAGAAGAGCTGCTGCCGCGCATCGAAGCGGGCGGCCTGAGGGTGGGGCAGGATATTTTTCTGGTTTACTCGCCCGAACGCGAAGACCCGGGCAACCCCGATTTTGAAACGCGCACCATTCCGAAAGTGGTCGGCGGCCACACCCCCGCCTGTCTCGAAGCCGGTATCGCACTGTACCGCGCGGCCATCGACCAAGTCGTCCCCGTCAGCTCCACCCGCGCGGCCGAACTGACGAAACTGCTGGAAAATATCCACCGCGCCGTCAATATCGGTCTGGTCAACGAAATGAAAATCGTGGCCGACAAAATGGGCATCGACATTCACGAAGTCATCAACGCAGCCGCCACCAAGCCTTTCGGCTTCGTCCCCTATTACCCCGGCCCGGGCTTGGGCGGCCACTGTATCCCCATCGATCCGTTCTATTTAACGTGGAAAGCCCGCGAATACGGCGTGAACACGCGCTTTATCGAGCTGGCGGGCGAAGTCAATTCCGCCATGCCCGCCTATGTGGTGGACAAAACCGTGCTGGCCCTCAATCATTTGGGGCGGGCGGTCAAAGATGCCCGTATTTTGGTGCTGGGCATTGCCTACAAAAAAAACGTGGACGATATGCGCGAAAGCCCGTCGGTGGACATTATGGAACGGCTGCGCGGCTTGGGGGCAAAAGTAGCATACAGCGACCCGCATGTTCCCGTTTTCCCGAAAATGCGCGAACATACGTTCCACCTGCAAAGCGAACCGTTTACCGCCGAAAACCTCGCTTCGTTCGACTGCGTGATTCTGGCCACCGACCACGACACTTTCGACTATGACCTGCTGCACCGCCACGCCCGCCTGATAATCGACACGCGCGGCCGTTTCCGCGAACCGTCCGCCCATATTGTCAAAGCCTGA